A segment of the Stegostoma tigrinum isolate sSteTig4 chromosome 27, sSteTig4.hap1, whole genome shotgun sequence genome:
TCACTGCAGTGCACCTCAAATTCAAGGGCAGTCTATATGATCTGATTGCACAAGAATACAGCTTTCTACTAGACCCTGAGTGAAGCAGGAGGAGGCAGAGGAGTAGGAGGAGAAAGAAGAATGGAGGTATCCATGACTGTTTATGAGCAGTTAATTAGCTTCTTGTTCAGTTAAAGTTTCAAAGCTATTACAGCACCTCCGTAACTTTTCCATTACTTTGGACCATCTAATCATCTTGGTCAAAAATCCTGAAACCACCACGAAAAATAATAACTTTGCaataaatttatttcaaaatatattcaaTGGCACATACAGAACAAATCTATTTGTATATTACCATAGCACTCTTCCTATGATGCCTAATCCTAGCCTATAGTTGTTACTCAGTGCTATCTAGAATGCAATTATCTATCATTGAGTGAGATTGCTGAAGGCTTTATAAGATGCTCTTATGCAGCCTGGGCCTTGAGAGTCAGCCTTCAGATTGCAACATCTGAGCAAAAGTGGCAGCAATCCACATGGTGGTTGCTGCGCACAGGGGCTGAGTTCTGCAGGGACGCAGGATTGAGCATTAGCTGAAGCGATGACTGTGGATCAAGAGTGGGCCTGCTCAGCAATGAGAGCgggcggtgagggggcagtgggcagtgggCGGTCAGAGCGGGCAATGAGTGGGCAGTGAGACTGGGTGGTGATGGGGCAGTGtgcagtgagagcggggctggtgaggggggcggtgagagcggggccggggAGGTGGCAGTGGGCGgttagagcggggccggtgagggggcggtgagagcggggccggtgatgGGGCAGTgtgcggtgagagcggggccggtgagtgGGCAGTGGATGGTGGGAgcagggccggtgagggggcagtatGCGGTGACAGTGGGGCCAGTTAGGGGGCAGTgtgcggtgagagcggggccggtgagggggcagggggcgctgagagcggggccggtgacgTGGCAGTGGGCGGAGAGAgcagggccggtgagggggcggtgagagcggggccggtgatgGGGCAGTgtgcggtgagagcggggccagttagggggcagtgtgtggtgagagcggggccggtgagggggcggtgagagcggggccggtgatggggcagtgggcggtgagagtggggccggtgagggggcagtgggcggtgagagcggggctggtgaggggcggtgagagcggggcggtGAGGTGGCAgttgacggtgagagcagggccgGCGAgggggcggtgagagcggggccggtgatgGGGCAGTgtgcggtgagagcggggccagttAGGGGGTAGTgtgcggtgagagcggggccggtgagggggcggtgagaggtgagagcggggccggtgagggggcagtgggcggtgagagcggggccggtgagggggcagtgggcggtgagagcggggccggtgagggggcggtgagagcggggccggtgacgtggcagtgggcggtgagagcagggccggtgagggggcggtgagagcggggccggtgatgGGGCAGTgtgcggtgagagcggggccagttAGGGGGTAGTgtgcggtgagagcggggccggtgagggggcggtgagagcggggccggtgatggggcagtgggcggtgagagtggggccggtgagggggcagtgggcggtgagagcggggctggtgaggggcgGTGAGGTGGCAgttgacggtgagagcagggccgGCGAgggggcggtgagagcggggccggtgatgGGGCAGTatgcggtgagagcggggccggtgagtgGGCAGTGTGCGGTGacagtggggccggtgagggggcagtgggcagtgagagcggggccagtgagggggcagtgggcggtgagagcggggccggtgagggggcagtgggcggtaagagcggggccggtgagggggcagtgggcggtgagagcggggccggtgagggggcagtgggcagtgagagcggggccggtgagggggcagtgggcagtgagagcggggccggtgagggggcagtgggcggtgagagcggggctggtgagggggcagtgggcggtgagagcggggccggtgatggggcagtgggcggtgagagcggggccggtgagggggtagtgggcagtgagagcggggccagtgagggggcagtgggcagtgagagcggggccggtgagggggcagtgggcagtgagagcggggccagtgagggggcagtgggcagtgagagcggggccggtgagggggcagtgtgcgGTGACGGTGGGGCCGGAGACGGGGCAAATTGTCAGTGATTGTGTTGCACTGTATTTGGGTCGTGTGTCCGTCATGGACATATAGCTGGAGAGATAAAAGAGCACTGAGAGGTGTGTGGCATGCTGCTATCGTGGAATGGTGTGTGAAAGTGAGATGGACCTGTTTGTTTGAGATCTAAGTATCAGTGAGGGTAAAGTTTTGATGATCAACATGGGATACTCTGCAAGGGTAATCAATTGACAAATGTGAGGTCATTGAACATGTTTCAGCAAGTACCAGACTCCATACTTTGCCATCCTTTACTTCCTGCACCCATTCCCTTCAGCTGGTCTTCCTTAAGGGTATCCTGGACCCTCTTCTTCTGGTCACCATCTGGTTACCCAAGCACGCTTTTCCTGATATGTTATGACAAATGGATATCACCTttacctccacacttacttcatTGTTGCCTGACATCTGAATTTCAGCTGTTTTGTCAATGTTTGGACTAGGGCTGACATGTGTGGAGACCGGTGGTCCAGGTAGAATACAAATTGAGAATCGATTAACATGTTTAATGGTAAATGATTTAATAGAACTGCCAGTTACGCCCTTGACTGATGATTGTGATGAGACTGAATTGGCACTAATTAAATGGATTGGAATTGCTGTGGTAAAAGGGGCTCTTGTGTGTAGTGTTAGTGTCTCAGTTCAATCTTACCTGTCCCTTACATATGGCATAACATGTCTGAGGTTGATGAAGAATGTCAAGAGCATTCTGAGTAATAGAATAAATATAACTGGGCAATATTCTACATTATTGAGAAGATCCCAGTGCTTGTAGCTGTACTGCAACTGCTTGGCCAAGGActagctagttctggagcacaaatcttcaataCTACTGTTGTGAGGGTCTAAAGAATCTCTTCTTGACCCTTCCAGTCTCTATAGCTTACCCCAGCCTTATAGATCCGACATCTCTGCTATCTAATTCGGATCTACTGCACATCTCCAACTTTATTCAATCTAGTATTGGTGGCCACTTTTCATTTACCTGGACACTAAGTTCTTAATGCCCACTCTGCCTTTCTACCTCACTCTCCTCTTCTTTGGTGATCTTCAAACCCCACTCTTCGAATGAGCAAATGGAAATCATCCTAATATTACTTTACTTCTCCTGATGTGAGGGCCtatgattttaaaatgaaataacaataTTGGATCAAAGCAATGAAACCGTTTAGTACATAAACACCTAAACAGTCACATTACACTGTGCTTCCTACCTTGGTATATCAGTCTCCCTGGAGTGAAGAAGGAATTACGCAGCATCAGATTGGGAAATTTGGGATGCTCCTGGTAACTTTCATTCAAACGTGGCACTGTTGCATGAATCATGCCATGTCCGAATCGGAAGGCTGCAGTGGCGAAAGCATTCTTAACACTTGGATCGATGGAGCTATCATATCCTTTGTACTTGGGTAGATATTTCCTCATTGCTGCTGGGCCAATTATTTTGGGTAGATAGTATTTGTATGTAATTATCTGTATGTGAAGAAGGGTGGGTAAACAATTCACTAAGTGAATTAATCTGAAAATAAGTAACAACATCGCAGGACTGATGTCATAACATTAGGAGCATAGTATTTCTCAGGGAAAGGGGGAAGCAATATATTTTGGCAATAAGGAATCAGGAAGTGCACTGCAGCTGCCATTTACCCCCTAATTTTAAGATCAAATTTACATTTAGTTCACATTTAGATCAAAACATGATATAAAGATTTCAATTATTTGAAGTAATGTAACCGTACCGCAGCAAAACAAAATACTCCTATCTTGCCAGACATATGACCTGGAGGCAATTATCACAAGAATGTGATCACAATTTGGAATTCAACCTGTTTTTTGCCAACTTTTTTCTAAACAGTATGACTTTTAATTTAGAACACTTCCTGTCAAAATACAGCGGAATCAGAGATATGAAAGTTATGAGATGGTGTGGAGATCTGCGTGTGTCTGCCAGAGTATGTAACAAAGGGTAAAATTTTTGCCTTTTGATTGCTGGCAGGCAATTGGGCTTGCAAACAGTGCGGGTAACGTAGTGTTAACAAGACCAAACCTTGCCAAAGAGACTCTGCTGAATGCTTCCTTTTTTGGCAGGGAAAGATGTTGAAGATATACCGACTGTTGCTAACTGGCTGcaacttccttccttcctttacCATGATTTATTTTACTGGATGGGTTTAGAAGTGTGAAAAAGAAAGCCTAGAGTTTATGCCAGGTagcaagaaagaaggaaagatggTTGGGGAGGTGAGCAATGGTGAAACAAGTGGTGGAAAATGTATATTGGCCCTGACACCTTAATTTCGTTTTTAGTTTAATCATTACAAggaagggcatcactggcttggccagcaattAATTCCCCATTTCTAATTaacctggagaaggtggtgttaGCTGccttggactgctgcagtccatgtggcgtAGGTACACCCACATTGTTGAAAAGAGTCTCCAGAGCTTTGACCTAGTGATAGTAAAGGGGGAGTAATatagttccatgtcaggatggtgtgtgactttgCGGGGAATtttccccatgtatctgctgtcgtCATTCGTTTCAAGGCCAtcgatttggaaggtgttgccaaaacatccttggtgagttgttgcagtacatcttgttcatggtacacactgctaacACTTAGCTACCTTGGTAAGAACACAGGACCTCCTCCCACACTGTGCATTGTTGGTTTTCTAGGAAGATACTACAAAGAGGCAGCAACAGACTCCTGTGGATAGATATCGGTTAttcctttcagttttttttaaaaatcattatcaTGACTCATATTTGGCAATGTTTCAATGAAAACAATGCAGCAGTTTTTCCCATTCTATTGTACGCTTCCAGGAACAGCAAAGTTTATACAAATAAACTAATACAAGCAATTCACCTTTAACAAAACACTTGCGGGAAGCTTAACGCTTATTAATTGCGATTTTAGAGTTTGGATAGGCACAAAGACCATATGTGTCAGCGTAGTCTTGATCAATCTTAGAGCCTGTTCTTGTGTTGTgctgttctttgtcctttgttaaGTATTACAGATGCATGCGCGTTCACTAGCCACGTCCATGTATCAGGAAATGATCACACATTTAGTCTACCTGGTGATATGCTGCAATGATTTTCCTCACTTCCTGGTAAATCGTTTCTCCACTCCAGTATGGATTCAACTTCTTCAGCTCTCTCGCCAAGCGATTGTGTTCCCGGAAGAATAATACATGGAGCACCGTGATCCTGATATGCTCATTTGCACGATTGTCACCTGTATGGTTAAAAGAGACAAGACAAATTCAGAAACTTgacataaaaatagaaaatgctgaataTAATCAAGAAGCGCATTAGATTCAGAGAAGACAAAATGTCGTTAAAGCTTGACTGtagattttttaaataaaatcggCAGTGTGCTCCATTATGCAATTGGATCACAAGCCAATTTGTTTGTGTTTCTAACTCCACATTTCCAACCACCCCAATAGCCCTTGACTCCCTTGCCTGACGAGAATCTATCGACATCCACTTGGAAGAATTCAATGAGGCTGCTTCCCCTGCCTTCTGAGGCAGGGTTTCAAAGTTATAAAACCCTCAGAGGAAATaattctcatcatctctgtcctaaaatgatttcccttcattttaaaatgatgtccctagttctagattcatCTACAAAATGAAATATTCTTTACATTTCCACCTTGTCAAGGCTGCTCAGGATCTTTCAGATTTTTATAAACAACTTGTTCAGATTTGTTATAACCCTGCactggagcaggtaggatttgaactcatgcttCTGtcactaccactgagccacatgaaCCCTGCTCAGGATGTTATATTCTTGAATTAAAACACCCCTCACTATCACAAGCCCAGTCTGTCAAACTATTCCAAaaaactgctcatttcagctatCAATCtatgaaccttctttgaactgctttcaATACAGTTACACTGTTCCATAAATGTGTGCATGGTATTTGAGATGCGGTCCCATCAATGTTGTGTTTAACTGGCATATAACTTCGTTACTTTTATAAAAGGAAACTCCTGGAGATctgaaaacaggaagtgctgcagaaactcagtctggcagcttctgtagagTGGGAAAAAGAGTTAAAGTTCTGAGTCCCTGTATGATTCTTCAACATGATTCTTTCATTGCCCTCAATTAAGTCATTGTTATAAATTGTAGAAAGCTGAAGCTCCAGCCCAGGTGCTTACAGGACTGCACTCATCACATACTGCCAAAtagaaaaagacccatttctgCATACTCTGTTTTCAGCCagccaaccaatcttctatccctGCTAACATGTAACCCCGTACGCAATGCACTACTACTTTGCACAATACCCTTTCATGTGGCACTTGGTCAATTGCTTTCAGAAAATCCAACTCTGGTACATTAACAGCTCCCCTATGTCCACATCACATGCTATTTCTTCAAACCAACAAATTGGTTTAAATGATTTCGCTTTCTCAAATAACACAGTgcaaagctggaggaacacagcaggccagatagcatcggaggagcaggaaagctaatgtttcgagtcgggacccttcttcagaaatggtggagaggaaggggtctctgaaataaatagagagggggtggTAGTGATagcaggtggatagtggagcagataggtgtgagacaagacggacaggccaaggaggcggggatgggggtGCTgttgatcttgggatgaggttgggtgtggggagattttgaagcttcagaccattgggttgtaagtttccaaagcggaatatgagatgctgctccagtttccgggtggcatcattgtgacactggaggagtccCAGGATGTACATGTTGTCCATGGATTGGaagggggtgttgaagtggttcgtgactgggagatgttgtcatttgtcatgggCTGAGCATAGGTGctcacaaagcggtctctgagcctccgcttggtctccccgatgtagaggagactacatcgGGAACagaggatacaatataccacattagcggatgaaAACCATACTGGTTCTTCTTGATGATTTTGAGTTTTAGGAAGAGTAATGCTATAACCTTTTTAATGATTAATTATAATACCTTTCCCATAGAAGACATCAAGTTATCTAAACCTGTAGTTTCTTTACGCCTCCCTCTCTTATTGGATAAGGAGGTTATATTTGTTATTTTTCAGTTTGATGGAACACTTACAAAATTTAGGGAATTTTAGAACATTAACACTAATGCATCTACTACTTCattagccacttcttttaagatcctAGGATGAAGCCCATGAGAACCCAAAGACTTGTCAATGGCAACTCCTGAAATAAAGCTATCACTTTGTCATTTCCACATTACCTACAATTGACTAACACTCACGTTAGCCACTGTTTTACTTTTTAAATATCCTCTGTGGAATTGGATATATTCTAAGCAATTCATTCAGCAATGTATTTTATAGATGCCTGGAGcatgtaggacttgaacctgggccttctagaccagaggtaggggcactagcACTGTATCACAAGAGCTGGGAGATAAATTATTTTGTAGGGCTAAAGAAAACTGAGATTGGAGGGAGGAATGCGAACTGCAGTTCCAAATCAAAGGTAAGAAATGTTTCGACTGCAAAAAAATTGTTCTGCTGAATTATCTGTCAGCAGATTGCTTAAAACTTTGAAAGCAGGTGACAACCAATAGTGATTAAAGGCGGATCATTTTAACAACACAGCAAAAGTATATAACTTTAAAAATTAGAGTGAAATTGAATACCAGGATAAATTGTAAGTAATCCCTATCCTTACCTATCCAGTTCAGGGGAATACACGCAGACAAAAATGAAATCACCACAGGAATAAAACGGAAGACAGATcaagggaacaggcaggaaactGATGGAAAGCTGGAGTAATCAAGTCTGAAAGTGGCAAAATATACaaatgagattcagtgatagCAGAATTGCAATCTGGGCTGGTGCGAGCAATGTATTGGTGGTGAAAGTAAGTAGCCTTTGGAATGAAGAGGATGCGTGTTTAAAAATACAGATCTCGGAAAATCTATTATAAAGTTGATAATGTCCCAGTTCAGTTAGCACCTAAAAAGGAACATAGCAGGCTCTCTGGTGAAGgctctaggccagaaacgtcagcttttgtgctcctgagatgctgcttggcctgctatgttcatccagcttcacactttgttatcttggattctccagcatctgcagttcccattatcactgatagcaGGTTTTACTGTTTTAGATGTGTAGGTACCAGTAGGCTCAAATCAGTTAAACAATCTGCTATGAAACATTTCTtctaacctaacctacatttccaGTATCTTTTAACTTATATATAATTTGAAATACCTTCTCTTAATTGACTGAACAGTATTTGATTTAAGCAAAATCCAATGTCTAAATACATTAGTCCTCTCTTAATGTCTTTCAAAGATATTCCAAAGTTTAGAATAAGGAGCAAAGTTGGTTCTTGTCTGTGAATTTGACTAGTGATTTGCGCTATTGAATAACAAGCTACATATTGTACATTGAGCAACAAGGTTATATGTGCAGAAGATGCACCATCTGAATTTTTGTTAGTTTATTTCTTACCAGCAATGAAACATGGAATATCAGGATGACCACCCTCAACTGTCTGACAGCTACTTTGAGCACAAGCGTTCATTGAAATATTTATAAATGGTAAATGTTCGAATCCATTATCTGTGAAGACTTCATTCGCACGTAACAAGCCCAAATCATTTGTTTGGTCTCTCAAGAGGTTCGCCTGGGTCTCTGTACTACCATACACCATGCTGGCATCGATGAAGGCTGTTACAGCATTTAACTGTTCACGCATATGAAGACATCCATAGATTTTAGCTGACTGGCGAGTGACACACACGGGAGCAGAGCGGAAGAAAGACAGACATCCATCAGCATCTGTAATTCTATGATCATCATGTGGAATCTGCAAGTGAGTCGGATAGATAATGTTAGGGATTACTTACAATTTATCCTGGTATTCAAGTTTACTCTAATTTTTCAATACCATTTGTGTTCTTATGTAGCAGTCATTAAACTTCATGTTCCCACCTTTTCATATCTTCTCCAATCACCTTCCGCATTTAAAACTTGAAATCTGTGTCTTTCCTTGCAATTAACTTTCCTAGTTCCTGATGTTACTTACACAATACATTCTATATGATTTTAATGTCATTCATACATCCTTTCTATGGACCAAAATCTGCAGCTGCATGTTGTAAGTCCATTGATGTTCAGATGCTTCTTCATTGCCATGCTATCAAttgtaagatcagaagtgggtGGTTCACTGGTTATAACAGGATTTAGCTCCATTTTTTATTTGAAGCATTTCATGTCTACATGCTAAACACCTATTATTGAGTTCCTTCCACCATCATTCTGTCTTGTATCAGCAACACAAATATTGTGCCTATTCGAATTGAGCAGAGGTTGAATAGTTTACAGTCGGTGTCTCATTTCCCAACTTGTGAAAGCATCTCAGTACCTAATTAACACAAATTAAAAGTGTAATGGAGTACTCTCCAATTTTGAGGATGACTGCAGAACCAGTCATAGCCGAGGAACTCAACACTATCATGGAAAAATGAGTAGTCCAGTTATTTAACACCCTGTCTACTACTTTAAAACATATACACCTTGCATTATCAGCCTGTTGTGGCTGCCAATCAGTCTGTAAgaaacactgagataacaaggtgtagagcttgatgaacacagcaggcaaagcagcatcagaggaacaggaaagctgacgtttcaggcctggacccttcttcagaaatgggggaagggaaggggattctgaaataaatagggagagaaggcgAGGCGGAtagcagatggatagaggagaagatgggggagaggagacagacacgtcaaagaggtgggggtgaagcaagtaaaggtgagtgtatgtggggtgttagggaggggaaaggtcagtccagggaggatggacaggtcaaggaggcaagatgaagtagtaggtaggagatgggggtatcaggatggggtttgaggtgggaggaggggataggttggaggaaggacaggatagggaggcagggacaagctgggctggttttgggatgcggttgggggaggggaggttttgaagcttgtgaagcccagaCAGGGAACTGATCGTGGACATAACTAACGAGGTCTGTAATTAAAATGGTGATGAGGAGCTTCCCCTGAGTTTATGAGTCACCCACCACAAACTGGTAGAATCCTTTTAAAATATACAGTTCCTGCTCCATCACTTTGGCATGTTTAATCATTTTAACATAAGCCTTAAGCAGAAGAGCAACGGTGCTTTCTGACCTATGCAAACATGTCAGAAGCAGCAACAAAATGTCCTTGGCAACTTTTATACAAAAACATCTGTCTCTTTCTAGGCCAGAGTAGGCAATCGTGCttctctgaccctctcacagaAATTCCTGTCCTCCTTAGCCTCGCAGCCTCCCTATTTACCCATCACATTTCCCAATGGGAGACTCCTCCCTGAATCCTAACTGATTGCTAGGGATTATTTCTGCACAAGGCCCTGTCACCAAATTTGCCTACGTACCAATGAGTCAGGCAATGGACAGGTGTCTGAGCCTGAACATGGAAGTAAAGCCCAGAGGCTACATTTCCACTGATTTTGGTCTGTAAACCTGTCTGCTATTCACTGCCATGAATTAAAATGTAATGTTAGGTAAAGTTACAAATATATGCGCTgtggaggtgatagcctagtggcattatcactgggctattagtccagagacccagataaaattctggggacctgggtttgatggtggaatttgaatccaataaatatccagaattaagagcctaatgatgactgtgtaTCCATTTTCAATTactgaaaaaacccatctggttcagtaatgtcctttcaggaaggtaactgccatctttacctgacctggcctagatatgactccagactctgaactaccctctggacaattagggatgagcaataaatgctgtctagctggtgacaccctcatcccattaataaattttaaaaaattaagtgtGACCTTTCTACCCTTGAAACCTAGACCAGAACCCTTAGCAGTTTGGAGGGTTTCTACACATTCACCTACATTCAGTCTGTTCTGGCATCTCCCTCATCTTGTCGATAGGTTTCAACTTGGTTTGCAGGACAGATTTTCAACTGCACTCTGGAATGGAGTCAATAGCAGTTTTATGGTTTGGTTGTGGTCACTTGTTCTGCCATACAACTGTAAGATCAAGATACTGCCCTTTGACCTAGGAGCATTTTTAATGGGTTGGGTGTTGAATACAATGTCACGTTATGCTTGAGTTGACCTTGCAACATTGAGAGAGATTTGGTCAAAATGCAGTAAGGATCCACAGTAACTGGATAGCAACAGTGTAATACAAGGAGACTCTTCCAGACACACAATTATATCACTGTTATAGGCTTGACTAAAAGGAAGATATTTAATTAGACAGTGTACTGCAATGAGAGCATGGTTCTGTGAGTAATCCATGCTTCAAGTGTTAAAGATTTTGTTGTTGACAGTGAGTGCATGATCTAGAACATAGATGCATTTTTAATTGCTGACACCACTTACCTCAATTGGAAAGCATGGGGCTTCCCTGGAACAACTTTTGCCACAGTCAACATCGTCTTTTCCAGACATAAGCGTCAAACTTAGATCATGATCAATCCATTGGCCCCATTGCATAAGGAACTGAGTGTATTTGAGGTCCAATGGTGTATTATTATTGAGAATGTTCCTTATCTTGTTGGACACATCGCgggcctgaggaaggagcagaacTACTTATaatgctggagtgagagatacCTCATCACTGACATTTTTAGTTTTCTTTTAAGATACTTTCTCAAGATGTGGGTATTCTTGATCTCAAAGTAGTGGTAATGACCTTCTATACTGTAGAGTAACTGAATAGATTGCT
Coding sequences within it:
- the LOC125464414 gene encoding myeloperoxidase-like; its protein translation is MVFEIWHQYQGSRDILRHLDKARDVSNKIRNILNNNTPLDLKYTQFLMQWGQWIDHDLSLTLMSGKDDVDCGKSCSREAPCFPIEIPHDDHRITDADGCLSFFRSAPVCVTRQSAKIYGCLHMREQLNAVTAFIDASMVYGSTETQANLLRDQTNDLGLLRANEVFTDNGFEHLPFINISMNACAQSSCQTVEGGHPDIPCFIAGDNRANEHIRITVLHVLFFREHNRLARELKKLNPYWSGETIYQEVRKIIAAYHQIITYKYYLPKIIGPAAMRKYLPKYKGYDSSIDPSVKNAFATAAFRFGHGMIHATVPRLNESYQEHPKFPNLMLRNSFFTPGRLIYQGYNSWRRFCGLSAPKNEEEFSKVLKNPTVANNLLKLYGTPENIDLWLAGIIEPFVKGGRVGHLFACLIGMQFQDLRNGDRFWWEKKGIFSKEQYQALCQVSLARIICDNSKIDFLPNDVFVLDPLLKNYSNCRWIPKLDLRSWKDVMVQYHYSNFVLSTKHFGQLN